The genomic DNA GAGTATTGGTATATTGTAGAATTGGGTATTGAAGGTTTCCCTGATAAGTGGTTTATCCAAGTTTATGATACAGGATCTTGTGACCCCAACTATACATTTATGTCTCCTATCTCTGGTTCTGAAGGATATCTGGATTTAAAATATTTGCCGGGTATTCTGGCTGATGTTTTAGTTGCTGAACGTAATTCCCGATAAGTAGCACTCAGCTTTTTTGAAATAATTATAGATGGTCATTATTTAGAGGTGAGACTTGATAAAAGTACACCTCTTTTTATCTGTAAGTCACAATTCGTAATTAAAGATTTTCAATTATGAACTTCTTGAGATTCTCAGTCCTTAATCTCCTAAAAAGTTAATATTTTATTTAGAATAAATGTCAATTTGTCAGGTTTAAATGACAAGATTATGTTATACTAAATGGTAGTTATGGACGCTACATAAAGATCAGTCAAATGATTGCTGAAGATATCCTAGCGCAAGAATTCACAAAAATTGTAGCCCATTATTATCCTCACCTGGGGGAAATATTGGCCAACTGTCATGTGAAAGTTATCACCTCCTTTTGGGGGCGACCTGCTAGAAGATTTCAATATATAGGAATTTATTGTACTGATGACATCATGCCATTAGTACAAGCACACAAACAAATATTGAGGGAAGTGGCAGACAATATGGGACTTATTCAGGTAGTTTGCTTGAATGCTAACAAATTGCTGCGTGATCCACTCTCCAAACTTAGACAGTCTGAACCCCGTCTTTGGTTAGAGTTGCAGTTAGTTTCGGCATAAAATATAGCAAATGAAAACAGGACTTTTCTGCAATTACGAAAATCATCACCAAGATGCTCGTCGCGCCATCTTTGAACAAGTTTTACTGGTAAAACAGGCGGAAAACTTGGGTTTTGAAGAAGCTTGGGTGAGTGAACATCATTTTAATCCATCCAATCTTAGCCCGTCCATGTTGCTGTTAATGGCACATTTGGCAGGTGTTACTTCCACTATTCGTTTAGGAACAGGAGCGGTTTTATTACCGTTTTATAACCCCATTCGGGTGGCGGAAGATATTGCGACATTGGATAATCTTTGTAGTGGTAGATTAGCTTTTGGGGTAGCGAAAGGGGGTCCTTTTCCTCAACAAAATCAACATTTTGGGGTATCAATAAAAGACTCCCGTGGGAGAATGCTGGAAGCGATCGCATTGATTCAAAAGCTATTATATGAAACTGATGTATCATTTAATGGACAATTCTATCAATGTGATAATTTAACAGTTCATCCTCAACCACTACAAAAACCCATTCCTGTGTATATTGCCAGTGGTGATGATGAAGTAATTCGATATGCTGCGGAAAACTCTTTTGGTTTAATGGGGGGTCCACCTTTTGCACTAACCAGATTGAGAAATACAATCAGCAAATATCGAGAAATCAATCATAGTGGTGCAGATAAATTTCTGTTAGCAAGGTTCTTTTTTGTAGCTAAAACCTATGATGAAGCGGTGAGTGAAGCCTTACCATTCATTCAGAAATTTAGCCAAAAAATGATCGCCAATTCCACTCAAATCATGCAGAATAGTCCCCATCCCCAAAAATCCTATGATCCAACAAATATCTGTTATGAAGTAGACTATTTGTTAGAGAATTCGATTATTGGGGATGTTCAAACCTGCCGCGACAGAATCAAAAAATTTCAAGACGAATTAAATCTAGGCACAATAGCACTCAAACCCTCATCCTTATCTCTGCAAAAAAATATTGAGAGTTTGCAGTGCTACAACCAAGAGGTAAGAAATTATGTCTAAACTTCCATTACTTCCTCCTGATGATTTACCTCCAGCAGAGGTGACAAAACAGGACGGAATGTTACAGATGGAATTTGAGCAATCTATTGGTAGATGCTTCTATTACGGTTGCGATCGCATTACCCAAACTCTATTATCTAACTGTCATTGGTATGTTACCAAAAACGGTAATGCCTTAATGTTAATTATTGACGCTCCTGACATAGTATCTTACTGGCATATAGTTAGCAATATTCCCCAATTAGGTAAAAGTTTAGAACGGTTTACCGCAGATTCCAGAATTAGAGCTTATCCACCCTTTGGTAAAGGAAAGCCTTTTGAAATAGGTGTAAATGAAATCTCTGCTTATCGAGATTGGATGTAGTTTAGTAATGGGTAATTGGTAAACATCCATTCACAAATCCAAACTTATCCTATTATCCTATTTTGTGGGATGGGCATCCTGCCTGTCCTTTATCATCCCTATTCTGTCACTTTCCGAGTATTGGTAAACTTCGCCGAATTTATAGACAAATATAGTCATCTCTAGTCATTAATCACACAGAAGTCAGCTAAAATCACTTATACAGCTTTTCTTGTGCAAAGAGAACTGAGCAAGAATTTTGTGCATTATCAGATCTAAGATATGTTAGTATATATGGGCGAATATTTCCAGAAACCAGTTAGTGTATGCAAGTAGTCGAGCGGCATATCATTCAAAGAAATCATCCCCATTATCAGGAGATTGATAAATTGTGTTTTGCTGCCAAAAACCTCTACAATTATGCTAACTTTCACATTCGCCAAAGTTTTATCTTTACTCAAAAATATCTTGACTACAATTGTTTAGCAAAACAATTAAAAGCGACAGAATCATACCGAGTCTTACCAGCGAAAGTTGCCCAACAAGTATTATTAGGATTACATCGCAACTGGTTAAGTTTTTTTGCAGCAATTAAAGCTTATGCAGAAGATAAATCTAAATTTTTAGGTAGACCGAAATTACCCAAATATAAACACAAAGAAAAAGGCAGACATTTATTAGTTTACACAGCCCAAGCAGTGAGTAAACCCAAAATGAAATCTGGGTTGATTCATCTGTCACAAACACAGATTCACATTCCTACAAAAGTAGACTATTGTTATCTCAATCAGGTAAGAATTGTTCCCAAGATTGACCATTATGTAGTAGAAGTTGTCTATGAAAAAGAGGAAACAGATTATGGTTTAGACCCTAATTCCATAGCAGCGATTGATTTAGGAATAGATAATCTAGCAACCTTAACATCAAACCAGCCGGGATTTATACCAGTTCTGGTTTCCGGGCGGATTATCAAATCAATTAATCGTTATTATAATCAAAGAAAAGCCAATTTACAATCTTTACTACCTGCACATCAAAAGACATCTAAACGACTACAAAGTTTAACTAAAAAACGGAATTTTCGAGTAGATGATTATCTGCATAAAGCCAGTCGGTTAATTATTAACCATTTAGTCAAGTGTGGGATTGGGACTTTAGTAATAGGTCAAAATCCCTTGTGGAAACAGAATGGGAATTTGGGCAGTAGAAATAATCAAAACTTTGTTTGTATTCCCCATACTCGATTTGTACAGCAGTTGAGTTATAAAGCGAAATTAGTGGGGATAAATGTATTGGTTTCTGAGGAGTCTTACACTTCTGTAGCTTCTTTTTTAGACCAAGATGTGATTCCTACTTATGGCAAAGTTGACTCGAAAGAAGTTAAATTTAGTGGTCGCAGAATCAAAAGTAAACTTTATAGAGCAGGTAATGGTTTATTGATTCATGCTGATGTCAATGGTAGTTTGAATATTTTACGTAAAGTAGTCCCGACAGCATTTAGTCTAGGGATAGAGGGCGTTGTAGTTCGCCCTGTCGGGGTTATTCCCGGCAAACGAAAGGCATGAGATATTTGTCTATGTTTTTTGGAACTATAATGAATAAAAGAATTAGAAAATAAAACTCTACCGTATCCTTCGTGTCTTCGTGGTTCATTCCTAAGAACTTGGATCAACATTCTTAGCGTACCATTAAGCATACCGCAGAGACGCAGAGAACGTAGAGAAAAAAATTTTATCTTCTTTTCTTCCTTTGCTCCTTTGCGCCTTTGCGTGAGAAAATATGCTTTATTTACATCACACAGTAATTTTAATACTTCCTCTCCTTCGGCTCAAACATATTCACCACCACCGGCATATATTGAATATCAATTCCCCCAGGTGAATAATAAGCCATTGTATGTTTCAAGAAATTACCATCATCCCGATTTGCAAAATCTTCCCGAAAATGTGCGCCTCTACTTTCTTGACGATTTAAAGCAGATGTTAAAATTGTCTGTCCTACCACCATTAAACTTCTTAATTCTAAAGCTTCTACTAATTCTGTATTCCAACAACTGCCTTTATCATCTAAATAAATCTGTGAATATTGTTTTTCTATTTCTCCTATTTTCTCCAACCCTTCACCCATTAATTCTGATGTTCTAAATACTCCACAAAATTGTGTCATTGTGTCTTGAAATTGTTGGCGAATTTGATTAATTCGATATTTTCCACTTTGATCTAATAAACTTTGAACTTCTTGTTTTGCTTCGGTAATATAACTCTGCTCATCCACAGATGGTAATTTGCGGTTTTGCACATATCTGGCTATACTTGCCCCAGTTCGCTTGCCGTAAACAACACATTCCAACAGCGAATTACTACCGAGACGATTTGCACCATGAACGGAAACACAGGCACTTTCTCCAGCTGCAAAAAAGCCTTCCACTAAATTATCTGCACTGCTGCGGACTTGTCCATCAGTATTCACTGGTATACCACCCATACAATAATGAATGGTAGGACGTACTGGCATAGGTTGGGTGACAGCATCCACACCTACCAAACGGTGTGCTTCTTCCCAACAAAAAGGAACACGACTCATGATTTTTTCTTTACCCATGTGGCGCAGATCCAAGTATACAAACTGACCTCCAGGACTACCATCAGCATTTATACCTCTACCTGCGCGAATTTCGTAAGTGATTGCCCTGGAAGTAATATCACGAGGTGCTAATTCCATCCGGCTGGGGGCATAATTAGCCATGAAGCGATCGCCATCAGCATTGATTAAATAAGCACCTTCCCCCCGCACAGCTTCGGAAATCAATACCCCCACCGGATACAACCCAGTGGGATGAAACTGGACAAATTCCATATCTTCCAACGGTAAACCAGCCATCGCTGTCATCGCCAAACCGTCACCAGTGCAAGCATAATCATTAGATGTAGTGTTATAAACGCGACCATATCCCCCCGTTGCAAACATCACGGCTTTAGCCCGCACCACTTCAATATGTCCATCTAACAAGTGAAACATTACCAAACCTTTAGCCTGGCCATCTTCTAATATCAGGCGCATTACATACCACTCTTGGTAAATTTGCACACCATGATGTCGTAAGTTATTTACCAATTCATGTAAAATAGCATGACCAGTTTTATCTGCTGCGTAACAGGTGCGGTTGTGGGAATGGCCACCAAAAGCCCGTTGGGCAATTCTGCCATCAGGTAAACGGGAAAATAAAACTCCCAAATGTTCTAAATCAATCACCACATCTGGCGCTTCTTGGGTGAGAATAGCTACAGCGTCTTGATCTGCCAAATAATCAGAACCCTTCACAGTATCAAAAGCGTGTGCTTCCCAACTATCTTCAGGATCAACATTTTTCAAAGATGCCGCCATCCCCCCTTGGGCAGCCACAGAGTGGGAACGAATCGGATGGGTTTTAGCAACTACTGCCACCTTTAAACTCGGATCAGTCCTAGCAATTTCTAACGCCGCCTGGCATCCAGCTAAACCACCACCAACAATAATTACATCATGCTCTAACATTTTCAATCCCCAATTACAAAAAAATACCCTGTGTGAAAACAGGGATACTATCTTTATTTAGTCTATTCCCATTACCAATTACCAATTTATCAACTGGTAGCTTCAACTGGCTGTTGCTGAGAAATATTACCAGGAATAGATTGAGTTTTTGTGTTCGCTTCTACAGCCGTTAATTCAATGTGATTTAACAACGTGGTAACAAAGGCAAATAACAAGAAAGGTAGAGTCAGAACAATTACAAGTGCTACTGTAGCTAAAGCGTATACTGGTCTTCTCGCACCCATCAATGCCAAAGCCGAAGCCAAACTAAGAGTAATTGTGATTAACCAAGCAATGATTTGACCGTAGATATCACCAAAAGTTAAGGTACAGACAAACCGATAGTTTTGAATATTATTTTTATTCATCTTAAATTTGCCTCAAGTTTATCCTATTGGTTCTACCTTAAAACTATGTTTGGCAGACTGACAATTTCTCAATATTTTTCCAAGGTTTGTAATATCACTTAACAATTTAGTCATTGATTCTCTTCCCTGGTAGTCAATGGTTAGTAACAGTGTTTACTGAGATTTTGTCCTTCCTTGTTTCACCATCGCAATTAAAGTTTGGTGAGCATCTTCAGCATCAGCTAAGGTATGGTCAAATTGAATACGGACAGGTACTATTTTTCCATTCACCTGTACAGTTAAATTCATTCCTTGAGCATCAATTGATAGCATCTCAGCTTTTGTGGCATTTTCGACATTTCCAAAAGCCTGTGCGTATATCATCACCGCATCTACATGATCTTCGTTCATGTGTTTACAGATACGAGAGCTAATTTCTGGAGAAAATTGATCAGACATAAATTATGATATGTATTCTGCCTAAATGTGTTTTCAACTCAGTCACTTAATATTTTTTTAAGTATAATAAGATATTGAGGTAGTTTAGATAGATATTGAGTTTTCATTTTAGGGAAGCATCCAACTAATAATATTCTCTATTAGCAAATTTATTCAAGTTAAGGCAAGAACGGATGAGCGACACTAACCCACGCAGGATTATTATAGGTGACGTACATGGTTACTATCAAGGTTTAATGAAACTTTTCCAAGAAATTGCACCCACATCAGAAGATCAAGTGTATTTTCTCGGAGATTTGATAGATCGCGGTCCAGAAAGCGCACAGGTAGTAGATTTTGTCAAACAAAATAACTATCCTTGTTTGCTCGGTAATCATGAGCAGATGCTTTTAAGTGCGTTAAGTGGTGGTTTTAGTTCTAACCAAACAATTCAATCATGGCTGTTTAGTGGTGGACAAGCAACCATTACCAGTTATAAGACATCCCAAATACCTCAAGACCATATAGAATGGTTAAAAAATCTACCAACATACTTAGATTTAGGAGATGTGTGGTTAACTCATGCAGGTGTAGATCCTAACAAAACGGTTTCCGAGCAAACCGCTGAGGAATTGTGCTGGATACGTGATGAATTTCATAGTATGGAATTGCCATATTTTACCAATAAGTTAATTATTGTCGGTCATACTATTACTTTTACCCTACCTGGAGTTTCACCTGGGGAGTTAGCACAAGGGGAAGGTTGGTTAGATATTGATACTGGTGCTTATCATCCCCGCAGTGGTTGGTTAACGGGATTAGATATTAACAATCAATTGGTTTATCAAGTCAATGTTTTTAATAATCAAGTACGGACTTTACCGCTGGAAAAAGCTGTGAGTAAAGTTGATCCTACAAAAATTAGAGTTGGTAGTCGTCGCCGACAAAGAGTTTAATAGACGAGTTAAGATCACTAAAGGCTGGAAATTTAACCAGCCAAAACTAAAACACTAAATTTCTAATACAACATGGAACGAACCCTAGCTTTATAAGCGGCCTTATCTAAACCATAGTTGTTATTACTGGGTTGAAGTTGGATTTGTCTTTCTAAGGACTTAACGCGATCGCTCGCTCCTGGATGGGTACTTAAAAACGTCGGAACTGAACTTCTTCCCTCTAATTTTTTCATAAAAGAAACTATCCCTGACTGAGCATAACCAGCATCAGTTAACAGTCTTAAACCTATATTGTCTGCATCGTATTCATCCTTACGACTACGGGGACGATTCAGAGCTAAATCTACACCAATACCTACGGCTTTGTTTCTGTCTAAGCCCGCAGCAGTAGCAACACCAGAGGCGATCGCACTTTGTCGCATTTGGTTAACTAAATGTCTTCCCTTGATGTGACCTATTTCATGTCCCATCACACTGGCTAATTCTGCCTCATTTTCCGCAGTTTCTATTAAACCTGTATTTATATAAACATAACCACCAGTAGTTGCAAACGCATTGACAGATTTGTCTTCAACAACCTGGAAAGTGTAGGGAATATCACGGCGATCGCTACTATTTTCTACCAATCTTCTGCCTATACTCTGTATATAGCTAGTTAACTGCTGATTTCTAGAAATTCTTACCTCTTGACGCAGCTGATCATTCATCTGTGTCCCAAGATCAAATTCTTGACGGGGAGAGAGATTGGACAATTGAAATACTTGTACACCTCTCAATAAAAAAGGTAATAACTCTATGGCCTGAGTTTGCACAGGAGTAGTTAAACATAAACTCACAGCGACGAGTAGAGAAATAACAGGATAAACTAAACGTCGTCGCCATAAACGATAACTTTTTAACAATCCATTCCAGTTAATCATAATCTAGTTAAAACAAATGAGTGTGAGAACTTAAAATCAGCGACGTATTTACAGCTTACTAAGTTTCATTTACAACTCAATATCTTGGATTTTCCAGACTCTACAGATCCAAAAATTGCCAGATCAGAAACCTTCCCACTCTACGCTATGATAAAAAATCGGAAATCATTCCCCTCACAGAACTTAGCTGCCTCAAACCACTACTCTAGAAACTTTAACCTGTGATAAGCTGTAGCCAAATTCTAACATCAATCACTTTAGTTTATTAGAAAACCTCTATCGTAAACAAACTAAATTATGCCAATTTTAGATTCTAAAGGTCGTTTATTCGGTAAAATTAACATACTTGATTTGGGTGCTGCGCTAGTCATCCTCATGGTTATAGTTGGCATCTTTATATTTCCGGGAACTTCCGGTTCTGTAGCTGAAGTTGGCATAAAAACTGTACCCATAGAAGTAGATTTAGTAGTACGTGGACTAAATGTTCGTGATCCTGAGCGGTTATCTGCACAAGGATTTACCAAAGGTGGCAAAACAAATGTAATTATCCGTAATCAACCCTACGGACAAATTGCCATTAAATCCATTCAAGAACTAGAAAGGACTATCACCGTTCCCCAACCCGATGGTTCAGTTAAAGAATTACCAGATCCCAGATCAAATAACTTTAGTACAGATTTTATTTTGACCCTAGAAGGTGAAGCTAAAGTCACTAAAACTGGGCCTGTTTTAGGTAATAGCAAAGTTAAAATCGGAATGCCTTTTGAATTAGAAGGTTTTAACTACAACTTCAACTCTTCTGTGATTGATGTTCGTTTACTAGAAAAATAGTATTTTGGGTGTGGGTTATCGGTGATCTGATTTTCTGGCCTTTAGCCCTTACCCATGGAAATAAGTATTAATCTGAGTTTTTGTGTTAATATAAACAAGAAAATTAAAATTCACCCTGAATGTAGAAAAAATTATCAGGTGTGTATAAGTAAGTTTTTTTATCTAAACTGCTGTGTCATTAAAAACAACTTTAAGTATCTTGATTTTAATAATAATATAAAAGCGGGGTGTCATGCTAAATCAGGCTCATAAATTAGACCAATTACAAACACTTGCAGAAACTCAAGAACGGACTGAAAGTTCTGTTACCAAAAAATCCATTAACATCTCCAATGGCCCAAATGCAGTTGATAAAGATACCTACACCGAACAACGGTTTTTACCTGAATGTATTAGATTAAATTTTGATGAATTAAAAGCATTTGAAACACTACACGATCAATTTAAAAATTGGGGCATAATTTTTGATAATTGCCTAGTCATACAACCATCA from Okeanomitos corallinicola TIOX110 includes the following:
- a CDS encoding LLM class flavin-dependent oxidoreductase gives rise to the protein MKTGLFCNYENHHQDARRAIFEQVLLVKQAENLGFEEAWVSEHHFNPSNLSPSMLLLMAHLAGVTSTIRLGTGAVLLPFYNPIRVAEDIATLDNLCSGRLAFGVAKGGPFPQQNQHFGVSIKDSRGRMLEAIALIQKLLYETDVSFNGQFYQCDNLTVHPQPLQKPIPVYIASGDDEVIRYAAENSFGLMGGPPFALTRLRNTISKYREINHSGADKFLLARFFFVAKTYDEAVSEALPFIQKFSQKMIANSTQIMQNSPHPQKSYDPTNICYEVDYLLENSIIGDVQTCRDRIKKFQDELNLGTIALKPSSLSLQKNIESLQCYNQEVRNYV
- a CDS encoding transposase; amino-acid sequence: MQVVERHIIQRNHPHYQEIDKLCFAAKNLYNYANFHIRQSFIFTQKYLDYNCLAKQLKATESYRVLPAKVAQQVLLGLHRNWLSFFAAIKAYAEDKSKFLGRPKLPKYKHKEKGRHLLVYTAQAVSKPKMKSGLIHLSQTQIHIPTKVDYCYLNQVRIVPKIDHYVVEVVYEKEETDYGLDPNSIAAIDLGIDNLATLTSNQPGFIPVLVSGRIIKSINRYYNQRKANLQSLLPAHQKTSKRLQSLTKKRNFRVDDYLHKASRLIINHLVKCGIGTLVIGQNPLWKQNGNLGSRNNQNFVCIPHTRFVQQLSYKAKLVGINVLVSEESYTSVASFLDQDVIPTYGKVDSKEVKFSGRRIKSKLYRAGNGLLIHADVNGSLNILRKVVPTAFSLGIEGVVVRPVGVIPGKRKA
- a CDS encoding succinate dehydrogenase/fumarate reductase flavoprotein subunit codes for the protein MLEHDVIIVGGGLAGCQAALEIARTDPSLKVAVVAKTHPIRSHSVAAQGGMAASLKNVDPEDSWEAHAFDTVKGSDYLADQDAVAILTQEAPDVVIDLEHLGVLFSRLPDGRIAQRAFGGHSHNRTCYAADKTGHAILHELVNNLRHHGVQIYQEWYVMRLILEDGQAKGLVMFHLLDGHIEVVRAKAVMFATGGYGRVYNTTSNDYACTGDGLAMTAMAGLPLEDMEFVQFHPTGLYPVGVLISEAVRGEGAYLINADGDRFMANYAPSRMELAPRDITSRAITYEIRAGRGINADGSPGGQFVYLDLRHMGKEKIMSRVPFCWEEAHRLVGVDAVTQPMPVRPTIHYCMGGIPVNTDGQVRSSADNLVEGFFAAGESACVSVHGANRLGSNSLLECVVYGKRTGASIARYVQNRKLPSVDEQSYITEAKQEVQSLLDQSGKYRINQIRQQFQDTMTQFCGVFRTSELMGEGLEKIGEIEKQYSQIYLDDKGSCWNTELVEALELRSLMVVGQTILTSALNRQESRGAHFREDFANRDDGNFLKHTMAYYSPGGIDIQYMPVVVNMFEPKERKY
- a CDS encoding DUF2470 domain-containing protein, whose protein sequence is MSDQFSPEISSRICKHMNEDHVDAVMIYAQAFGNVENATKAEMLSIDAQGMNLTVQVNGKIVPVRIQFDHTLADAEDAHQTLIAMVKQGRTKSQ
- a CDS encoding metallophosphoesterase family protein, encoding MSDTNPRRIIIGDVHGYYQGLMKLFQEIAPTSEDQVYFLGDLIDRGPESAQVVDFVKQNNYPCLLGNHEQMLLSALSGGFSSNQTIQSWLFSGGQATITSYKTSQIPQDHIEWLKNLPTYLDLGDVWLTHAGVDPNKTVSEQTAEELCWIRDEFHSMELPYFTNKLIIVGHTITFTLPGVSPGELAQGEGWLDIDTGAYHPRSGWLTGLDINNQLVYQVNVFNNQVRTLPLEKAVSKVDPTKIRVGSRRRQRV
- a CDS encoding M48 family metalloprotease, whose protein sequence is MINWNGLLKSYRLWRRRLVYPVISLLVAVSLCLTTPVQTQAIELLPFLLRGVQVFQLSNLSPRQEFDLGTQMNDQLRQEVRISRNQQLTSYIQSIGRRLVENSSDRRDIPYTFQVVEDKSVNAFATTGGYVYINTGLIETAENEAELASVMGHEIGHIKGRHLVNQMRQSAIASGVATAAGLDRNKAVGIGVDLALNRPRSRKDEYDADNIGLRLLTDAGYAQSGIVSFMKKLEGRSSVPTFLSTHPGASDRVKSLERQIQLQPSNNNYGLDKAAYKARVRSMLY
- a CDS encoding DUF4330 domain-containing protein, with the protein product MPILDSKGRLFGKINILDLGAALVILMVIVGIFIFPGTSGSVAEVGIKTVPIEVDLVVRGLNVRDPERLSAQGFTKGGKTNVIIRNQPYGQIAIKSIQELERTITVPQPDGSVKELPDPRSNNFSTDFILTLEGEAKVTKTGPVLGNSKVKIGMPFELEGFNYNFNSSVIDVRLLEK